In Planctomicrobium piriforme, the genomic window CTGGTAGTAAGCGACCAGGTCTTCGAGCCGATAGGCAAACGACAATTGCCGCGTGAAATGCTGGAAGTAGCAGCTGAGGCAGACGTCGCGAGGGTCGCGGCGGCAGTGAATGATTTTGGCATTCGGAAAGCTGGCGGCGATCCAGCCCAAGTGCAGAAAGTTGGCCGGCATCTTGTCCGTAAAACGGGGCCGGGCAATGTCTCGTTGCGGCGTGTACAAGTACGTCTCGGCCAGTTCATGCACATCCGCTTGCGTCAGCCGCGCGGCTGTGGCAACGGTGTCGCCAGGACATCCCAGTGACTCGCCCATCTCGGTGATGAGCCGTCCGAGAATCTCGCGTTCCCCGAATGCCTGCACTTGTGAGTTGGCCGCCAGAATCTGTTCGACCAGCGTGGTGCCTGAGCGGGGCATCCCGACGATGAAAATCGGGTCATCAATGTCGAGACCCCAGTTTCGCCGGGCAAGCAGGAAATCGGCCGTCCAGACCTTCCGGGTCTGCTCGACCCAGGCCGCGTGAGCGCCCTGATCGAACTCGACGGAAACGAGAGCGTTCCCCTGCTGATAGTGCTTGAATGCCTCGTCATAATCCCGCAAGTCGTCGGCGATTTTTCCCTGCGCGAAGTGGAAAAACGTGCGGTCTTCCGCGGAGTTCACTCGAGCGCCGACCTGTTGTTTCCAGACGGCAATGCGCGAGCGGTCTGACTCGGTGAACTTGGTTGTCCCGCTGAGATTAAACAGGACTTTCGCCGGCCGGGGATGAGTCGGCAGGGCGCTCAGATAACGATCCGCCGCATCGTCGAGCCGACCGGCGTCCATCAGCGCGTTGCCGTAGTTGAAGGCCACCAGCGGCGAGGCCGGTTCGACGGCCTCGGCTTGCGCCAGCAGTTGCAGTGCCTGATCGAGATTCCCCTCCTGGCGCAGGACCGATGCCAGATTGAGGAGTGCGGCGATGTGTTTGGGCTGATGTTTGAGAATGAAACGATAGTTGTCCGCGGCGTACTGCGGTTCCCCCTGATCCTTCTGGAGATTCCCCAGGACCAGTCGCGCAGAGAGATTCGAGGGATCGAGCTGCAGGGCCTGACGCAGGCAGTCGAGAGCCGGCGTCACTTCATGACACTGCAGCAGCAGTTCGCAAACCGCGACCCAGATGTTCACCTGCGTCGGATCGCAACGGAGAGCCTGTTCGAATGCAGCCAGTGCGGCGGCATGGTCGCCGCTGGTCCAGGCGAGATTCCCCTGCCGGACATACTCCGCCAGTTCCTGAGAACCTGAGTGGAGAGCGGAATGCCGTGTGGCGAGATCTCTGGAGCAGTCGGCAACAGCATCACCCACAGTGCTCTCCGGCAGAAAGTGCGGATTCAGGCGTCAGAAACAGCCTGAGGGCGGCCTGAAACGACCGTCCGTCACGGTTGTATCGGCGTTGCCGGTCTCGCGAATGAGCCGGGTTTCACACGGACCTCCCTAAATGGAATTCCGTAGAAGAGGGGTCGTGCAATCAGGTTCCAAGCTCATCGAAATAAAGTACGCTCCAAAGCCTTTTTCATCACGAGGACACGGAGAAGAAGAGACCACGACTTGCACGAATCTCTCATCTCATTTGGGCGATTTGGCCTGAGGACAGATTGCCAGAGTCTGACGAGACTTCGACGATTCGATTCGTGTTATTCGTCTGATTCGTGGTTTAGCCCACGATTCATTGAGCTTGTTCCTCAACCCCCGTCGGCATCCATTGCCCAGCAATAAACAGCACTGCTGTCGGTACCAGTTGCAGCAGAAACCGGTGGCTCGAGCCGCCGAGGTGGTCTTCGACGGCCAGCGGGGCCAGCATGCCGGCGGTTAGCAGCCCGGCCACCGCGCCGGCCATGTCGGCCAGGAGCAGCAGTTGCGGTCTGGTCAGGACGCGTCGAGGGTATGTGACTGCCGCGAGCAGTACGCCCCACCAGTGCAGGCCCCAGACAGAAGATTCGCGGAACATCCGGCTCAGCAGATGCCGCGACGACCAGTTCAGCGTCTGCAGGCCGGCGGCCAGATTCTCTGCTGACATTCGCGAGAAGTAGCTCATCTCGTTCGTCGTCGGCAGCGACCGGCGATGCCAGAGCCACGGCATGAGAATCAGAATGACCGCAAAGAGATAACAGGCGATGGAGAGGAGTCCGGTGCGAAACTGAAGCGGAAATCGCACCAGCACCAGCACGCTGAATACGGCGACATCGACGAGCAGAAAGGCCAGTCCTTCATCCTTGGTGAACGCCGCCAGCCCGCCAAAGAGTCCGGCGAAAAGCAACGAGAGTGCTCCGCGAGGGGTGAGTCCATGTCTCCCCTCGCCCCGGCCAAGTAACGAAGAGGGCGGGGAGAGGGGAGCCTGCCGCAGGAAGTCCCACAAATACAACACCGACAGCCCGTGAAAGCAGGCGAGCGGGGCATCCGCCTGACCGGATGAAAAGCTGTATTCCCAAGGGAACAGTGACGGCACGGTCGCCAGCAACAATGTGTAGAGCCAGGCCGATTCCTCGTCGGTATGACGTTTCAAGACTCCAGCGAAGTTCAGCTGCAGGGCCAGAAACATCAAGGGAAAGACGACCTTGGAAAACCGGTCGTTCACTTCGCCGAGCAGTTCGTAGACGTTCGCTTCCGCCAGCGGGACCAGCAAAGGGTAGCGCGGATGACCCTGGACGAAGTCCGGATCGCGCAGCAAGGGGCTGCAGATCGTCCCTTCGTTGAAGATCACCACACTTTTGATTCCGAAGATCGCCCGTTCATCCCACAGGTGTTGCGGCTTCAGGATGGCCAGCACGAATGTTCCGCAGAAGATGAGCCCCACTGCAATCTGATACCAGAATGTGGATGTGCTGACCGGTCGCAACGGGGGGAATGAAACCGTCGAGTTCCGTCGCACAGCGAACAGCAGGGCCCCGCCCACGCCGGCCAGCAGCAGCGAGATGACGCGACCGAGTGTTCCGCCTGCCAGGCACCACACCATCAGCAGCCAACTGCCGAGTCCTAGCCCGAGCGCCAGCCCGGCGCCGAGATATTCACATCGGGTCAGTGTGAGGGGCTCTCCCCGCCAGCGCTGGCTGACTGTCGCCAGAATTCGGACGAGGGCCGCGCCCAGGCACCAGAGTCCAGCGAGTCCAATGATCAGGCACAGTCCGGCGATCATGGCAGCGCCTCGCCGATTCGACGCAGTACCAGCACATACGGCGGCGGCTCTTTCGTCTGGTTTTTCTGTTCCCAGTTGGCGATCCAACTGGCGTCCTCGCTGCGGCGCTGCGGCAGGTTGTACTCAGACCCTTCGAAGTATTCGAGGATGTAGTCGGGCCGTACCCTGGCAAGCCATTCCGGGCTGAGGTCAGACAATTGATACGCCTGATACTGATGCGGCTGGCCTGCCTGGGGGATTGCGAATTCGGCACTTTCATGCGTGGGGTGAATCAGCCGTCGCGGTTGCAGATAGTACGAAAGAAAGAACAGCTTCTGATCGCTCAGAACCAGAATGCGGGCGTTTTCAGGCGTGGCGGATTTCAGATAGGCCAGCACCTCGCGATTTTCGAGGCTCATGTTCGGCAGAATTTCCGAGCCAGGGTTGAACCGGAAGTAGCCCCACTCTCGAGTGAAATTCACGACTGCGTCGGCCGTCTGCGCGAGCGCGAGCAACAACCAGCAGACAATCAGCCCGCGGACGAGTACGGTGCGCACAACATTGCTGCAGCGTGTTTGCCGGAGAAACTGTTTCTGGACGCGCTCAATGGCATCTTCGAGCACCGGCAATTGCAGTGTTGCCCAGGCGGCCAACAGCGCGAAGACCGGGAGAAATAATCGGGCGAGCCACCACGCGGCTTCGGCCCTTCCAAAGGCGATGAATTCTGCCTGAGAAGAGTTCTCGGCGCGATCGACTGCCCACGTGCAGACATCTTCGACAGGTACGATCCAGACCGCGACCGCACCCAACGCAAAGAGCGTCAGACTCAGCATCGCGGCCGCTTTGGAAAGTGTCGCTCGCACGGACGCCCGTTACATCAGTTTGACCAGACACTGGTCGAAGTACGCCCGCGACTTGTTGATCTCGGCGGTCACGGCCGCGGTCGATTCCATGATGGGGATGCCGCGCGGCGTGGGATGCATGAAGATTTCCGTCCAGCCTGAGTACTGGATGTCTTTCATCGCCTGTAGCAGCGGCGTGAAGTCGAGCGGTCCCCGACCTGGCATTTGCAGCAGTTCTTCCTCTTTCGGCAGCTTCTTCATGCAGCCGTTGCCGTGCTGCCAGCCGTAGAAGACCGCCATCCGGTTGCCGATGGTGCGAATGAGTTCGGCCAGCAGCTTTTCTTCTTGCGGTAGGTGGTACGGCGCGAGAGCGATGCCCAGTGTTGTTGAGGGCTCCAGCTCGACGAGCCATTTCACCGAATCGGGCGATTCCATCAAGCCGTTGCCGTGGTTCTCGATGGCAATCACCACGCCGGCTTCACGAGCGAGTTCCAGGTGCGGCTGCATTTGCTCGATGAACTTGGCGATGGCCGACTTCAGGGCATCGCCGCTGAGTCCCTTGGGGCCGACCCCTTCGGTGACAATCGTTTTACAACCGAGCCGCTGGGCGAGCTTCAGTTCTTCCTTCAGTTTGAAGGGACCGAGCTTGTACTGGGTGATGCAGCCGAGCTGAACATTTTCTTTTTTCAGAAGCGCGGCGAAGGCTTCTTCTCCCATTTCGTCGAGTTGCTCGCGCTGATTGCCGTGCACCCGTGGCCAGATATCGATGGCCGAGGAACCGGTTTTCGCCACTTGAGGCAGAATTTCGGCGATGGGAGTTTCCCCGTACATCGACGAGCCGACCAGATACTTCAAATTGAACTTGGCCTGATCGGCCGCTTTCAGAAATGATCCGGAAACGGCGGCGGCTGCCAGGGTCGCACAAAAGGCCCTGCGGGAAAACGCCGCCGACGGCAACTGTTGGCCGTTGGAGGCCTGCGACAGGTTGCGAACACTTCCATCCACGGTCATCTGGCGGCTCCGGAAATCAGGGAAGAAAGCCCGTTAAAAACCTGCTGACTCGACATGAAAAAGTGTCTCCATTCGCTGCAGGAGACACTTCGCATCATCCCCATCGCATGTGTCGGCTGCAACCGAGTCCTCACCTGCCACAAATTATCTTCAAAACTCCCCGGCGCAGTTGTTGCTTCATCATGGAAATCGAACCGGTGAACTGAGAAAGTCTGCTCCATGCTTACGAATCAACCCACATTGCAGGATGAAAATGACGTCGCCTCGGTCGAGGCTGTGAGCGACAACATCCTGCCGGATATTGTGTTACGACCTGGCGAAGACCGCCCGGTTGACGAAATCGCCAACTTCATCACGCACGGGCTCGGCTTTCTGCTGAGTATCGTTGGTTCGATCTATCTGATGACGCAGGCCGTGCATCTGACTGATAATTGGCTGTTTGCTGCCTGCATTGTGTACTGCGTGAGCCTGGTGGGGCTGTACGGGGCGTCGATGTTGTCGCATGCCTTTTACGATTACCGGCGGCGGCGGTACTACCGGATGGTGGATCAGGCCTGCATTTTCATGCTGATTGCGGGGACATTTACCCCGTTTGCAGCGGCGTATCTCACCGAGGGGTTGTGGCCCTTGCTGACGATCCTGGTGTGGGGTTTCTCGTTCCTGGGGGTGTATCAGGTCTTGCGCTGGGGATATCTGTCCGCTGCGGCCCAGAAGCTTTACCTCGCACTGGGGTGGCTGACCGCAGCGGCCATGCCGCCGATTGTGGCAAATGCGTCGCCAGAGACGGTCAACTGGGCGGTCGCCGGAGGGCTGCTGTATACGGTGGGAACCATGTTTTTGTGGTACGACCGCAGCGTCCGGTACTTTCATGCCACCTGGCACACATTCGTGATCGCCGGGAGTACCAGCCACTATCTCGCGATTCTCTATACGGTGTGGCAACGCTCGACAGAGGTTTGAAGCGGCTCGGGAGAAGCCCGAACGCATCAACGGAAATTGACCTGTCCTCTCCGTCGCCGACGAGGAGTCGGCGGCGGCAGACCTTTCTTTCCAACTTGTAAGTAACACCCAAATGACAACTTGCGTCATTTTTGTGTTCGACATCTTTACAATCTGTCAACTCACGTTGAAAATCGCCTCATCGACAGCGGTTCACTGCTCGCAGGGTGACCGGGTGTCGATTCGAGGATGCTGATCTTGTGCCATGGATCTGGTGCGGCGGCTATCGGAACTCGCGGGTGGATTGACAGGAAGCATCATGGAACTGACCAGACTGGATGGACTGCACGTCCTGTTTGTGGATGACCGCCGGGACGCACGCTTCGTGGTGGAGCATATTCTTCGGGATGCCGGCGCCCTGGTGACCGCGCTGGAAAACGGCCAACAAGCCATCGAGGCGGTGACGTCAACGGCGACGCCTGCACCGGCCCCGTTCGATATCGTCGTCATGGACGTTAACATGCCGGTTCTGGACGGCCTGACGACGACCCGAAAGCTCCGCCACAACGGCTATCAGATTCCCATCCTCGCCCTCACTGCGGGGGCGATGGAGGAAGACCGCCGCGAATGTCTGGCCGCCGGGTGTAATGAATACCTGAGCAAGCCGATTGACGGGATGCGCCTGGTGGAAACCGTGCATCGCCTGGCGCGGGTCTAGGCCAGCGTCCCGGACGCTCAGTCCGCGGACAGAGAAGGAAGTCAGAACGCTCGTCCAGTCGTCGGATTCAGTGTCCGGGACGCTTCTTCGTTCGACATCGACTTTTCAGTGATCCGGGGCAGATTGCCTGTCGTTGGGAGCGGTGCGTGCCTATGCTGTGGGCCAACCACCTCCCTCCGCGACGGGTCAATTCATGCGTAATATGCCGCGTCTGGTTTCCCTGGCTGTGCTGCTGCTGCTGATCGTCATTCTGGGCATCACCTTCTATAAGGTGATCGCTCCATTTGTGCTGCCGCTCTTTCTGGCGGCGATGACGGCGATTGTCGCTCAGCCGTTGTTTCGGTACTTCCTGAACCGGTCCGGCAACCGGCTGGCCCTCGCT contains:
- a CDS encoding sugar phosphate isomerase/epimerase family protein; the encoded protein is MTVDGSVRNLSQASNGQQLPSAAFSRRAFCATLAAAAVSGSFLKAADQAKFNLKYLVGSSMYGETPIAEILPQVAKTGSSAIDIWPRVHGNQREQLDEMGEEAFAALLKKENVQLGCITQYKLGPFKLKEELKLAQRLGCKTIVTEGVGPKGLSGDALKSAIAKFIEQMQPHLELAREAGVVIAIENHGNGLMESPDSVKWLVELEPSTTLGIALAPYHLPQEEKLLAELIRTIGNRMAVFYGWQHGNGCMKKLPKEEELLQMPGRGPLDFTPLLQAMKDIQYSGWTEIFMHPTPRGIPIMESTAAVTAEINKSRAYFDQCLVKLM
- a CDS encoding tetratricopeptide repeat-containing sulfotransferase family protein, which gives rise to MGDAVADCSRDLATRHSALHSGSQELAEYVRQGNLAWTSGDHAAALAAFEQALRCDPTQVNIWVAVCELLLQCHEVTPALDCLRQALQLDPSNLSARLVLGNLQKDQGEPQYAADNYRFILKHQPKHIAALLNLASVLRQEGNLDQALQLLAQAEAVEPASPLVAFNYGNALMDAGRLDDAADRYLSALPTHPRPAKVLFNLSGTTKFTESDRSRIAVWKQQVGARVNSAEDRTFFHFAQGKIADDLRDYDEAFKHYQQGNALVSVEFDQGAHAAWVEQTRKVWTADFLLARRNWGLDIDDPIFIVGMPRSGTTLVEQILAANSQVQAFGEREILGRLITEMGESLGCPGDTVATAARLTQADVHELAETYLYTPQRDIARPRFTDKMPANFLHLGWIAASFPNAKIIHCRRDPRDVCLSCYFQHFTRQLSFAYRLEDLVAYYQAYERLMQHWHTVLPGRILDVSYEQLVETPTSVIGELLKHCELASESACFESHTESRPVATASAWQVQQPIYRTSRRRWRNYAQHIEPLLNAFGKDT
- the trhA gene encoding PAQR family membrane homeostasis protein TrhA translates to MLTNQPTLQDENDVASVEAVSDNILPDIVLRPGEDRPVDEIANFITHGLGFLLSIVGSIYLMTQAVHLTDNWLFAACIVYCVSLVGLYGASMLSHAFYDYRRRRYYRMVDQACIFMLIAGTFTPFAAAYLTEGLWPLLTILVWGFSFLGVYQVLRWGYLSAAAQKLYLALGWLTAAAMPPIVANASPETVNWAVAGGLLYTVGTMFLWYDRSVRYFHATWHTFVIAGSTSHYLAILYTVWQRSTEV
- a CDS encoding response regulator, with the translated sequence MELTRLDGLHVLFVDDRRDARFVVEHILRDAGALVTALENGQQAIEAVTSTATPAPAPFDIVVMDVNMPVLDGLTTTRKLRHNGYQIPILALTAGAMEEDRRECLAAGCNEYLSKPIDGMRLVETVHRLARV